The sequence below is a genomic window from Streptococcus pantholopis.
TTATTTGCTGACTCTGGAACAATGCCTGGAAGTGACTGAAGAAAAACTGGAGGCAAGACCCACCAGCCAAAAGATTATCGGTATGGTTACCCGGGCTATTGCCCCCTTATTGTAATTGACAAACTGGTCTATTTTTGGTATAGTGTTCTTATGCGATGAGCCGTCTGTGGCTTGGCCACATATGCGCTAGGGAGGTCAATAACGCAAGGAGCGGACCTTGGTAAGTTGTGTGAACCTGCTTATCACATACGACAGTATGCCCTTTCCCTATCTGATGATAGGGATTTTTTTATTTGTGCCAGCTTGATGTCTAAAGTTTTGTTTGAAGTATTAATAATCAGCGGTCTCAGCCTATTTCGGCAAAAATCAGAGCCGCTCTTTTCATTTTCTGGAAAAAATAGTATAATTGATTTATTATAAATTTTTGGAAAATTTTGAAGATAACTGAAAGATTGGTTTTAAGTAGGAGGTATTTAAATGGGCTACACTGTTGCTGTTGTTGGTGCTACTGGGGCTGTTGGAACGCGAATGATTCGAATGCTTGAGTCGTCTTCCCTCCCTATTGATAGGGTCAGATTTTTGTCCTCAAAACGCTCGGCTGGAAAAATGCTGAGCTATAAAGGCCGGCCAGTGGAAGTTGAACTAACAACAGAAGACTCATTTGCAGGTGTTGACCTCGCTCTTTTTTCCGCTGGCGGTTCCACCTCTGCAAAGTTTGCGCCTTATGCTGTTCGGGAGGGAGCTGTAGTTGTTGACAATACATCTTATTTTCGTCAGCACCCTGATGTTCCTTTAGTTGTTCCGGAAGTTAATGCGCATACCCTCAAAGACCACCATGGTATTATTGCCTGTCCGAATTGTTCTACCATCCAAATGATGGTTGCGCTTGAACCTGTCCGCCGCAAATGGGGTCTCGAACGTATCATTGTTTCAACCTATCAGGCGGTTTCAGGAGCCGGTCAGTCTGCGATTAATGAAACAGAACGGGAATTGAAAGAAGTATTAAATGATGGTGCAGATCCTCGGTCAGTCCAGGCAAATATTTTACCTGCCGGAGGCGATAAAAAACATTATCCTATTGCGTTTAATGCTCTCGCACAGATTGATGTGTTTACAGATAACGATTATACCTATGAAGAAATGAAGATGACCAAGGAAACGAAAAAAATTATGGAAGAACCTGATTTAGCTGTTTCTGCAACCTGTGTCCGGATTCCAGTCCTTTATTCTCATTCTGAGTCTGTTTATATTGAAACAAAAGAAAAAGCAGCCATTGCAGATGTCAAAGCAGCTATTGCTGCCTTTCCTGGAGCAGTGCTTGAAGATGATGTCAGCAATCAGCTTTATCCTCAGGCCATTAACGCGGTAGGAAGCTGCGATACTTTTGTCGGCCGTATCCGTAAGGATTTAGATGCCGAAAACGGGATTCATATGTGGGTTGTCTCAGATAATCTTCTCAAAGGAGCTGCCTGGAATTCTGTTCAGATCGCTGAAGAACTTCATCGCCAAAATCTGGTTCGTCCAACCGAAGAGCTGAAATTTAAGCTGCAGTGAGACTATTAAAAAACAAACAGTTAAACTTGCGGAAAAATACAATCCAAAAGC
It includes:
- a CDS encoding aspartate-semialdehyde dehydrogenase, which gives rise to MGYTVAVVGATGAVGTRMIRMLESSSLPIDRVRFLSSKRSAGKMLSYKGRPVEVELTTEDSFAGVDLALFSAGGSTSAKFAPYAVREGAVVVDNTSYFRQHPDVPLVVPEVNAHTLKDHHGIIACPNCSTIQMMVALEPVRRKWGLERIIVSTYQAVSGAGQSAINETERELKEVLNDGADPRSVQANILPAGGDKKHYPIAFNALAQIDVFTDNDYTYEEMKMTKETKKIMEEPDLAVSATCVRIPVLYSHSESVYIETKEKAAIADVKAAIAAFPGAVLEDDVSNQLYPQAINAVGSCDTFVGRIRKDLDAENGIHMWVVSDNLLKGAAWNSVQIAEELHRQNLVRPTEELKFKLQ